The DNA segment GGCGTCGACCTTGCGGTTCTCGAACGCTGCACGCCCGTCAGCGGGCGTCAGGTAAGCCGGTTCGATATCACTGAATTTCAGGCCAGCGCTTTGCAGCGCGGCGATCAGCAGGTAATGGCTGCCAGCCGCCTTGGTCACCGCCACCTTGCGGCCTTTGAGGTCGGCCAGGCTGCTGAGCTTCGAATCCTTGTGCACCACGATGGCCTGGGCCGAAGGCGAGGGCGCCTCACGGGCAAAGTAGGTCAGGCGGGCACCGGCGGCCTGGGCGAACACCGGTACGGTGTCGGCCACGTCAGCGCTCAGGTCGATATTGCCGACGTTCAGCGATTCGAGCAGGGGCAGGCCGCTGGGGAACTCATGCCACGACACGCTGATGCCCTGTTTGTTCAGTTCCCGCTCCAGGGTGCCTTGGGTTTTGAGCACCGCAATCAGCGTGGATGACTTCTGAAAACCGATGCGCAATTTTTCTTCGGCGTGTGCGGTGCTGGTGCAGGCCAGTGCGGTGGCAACTGTCACAATTGCTGCTAAGTGTCGGGCAAGTGCCCGTTTTACAAGGGGTTTTAGTTGCATGGCGAAAAGCTTCCGGAAAAAGTTTCGTGGCGGGAGGTACGATTTCCGGTTGTCCGGTGA comes from the Pseudomonas sp. StFLB209 genome and includes:
- a CDS encoding aliphatic sulfonate ABC transporter substrate-binding protein translates to MQLKPLVKRALARHLAAIVTVATALACTSTAHAEEKLRIGFQKSSTLIAVLKTQGTLERELNKQGISVSWHEFPSGLPLLESLNVGNIDLSADVADTVPVFAQAAGARLTYFAREAPSPSAQAIVVHKDSKLSSLADLKGRKVAVTKAAGSHYLLIAALQSAGLKFSDIEPAYLTPADGRAAFENRKVDAWVTWEPFLSGVQRQLPTRTLADGKGLAQYQRYYLTTQAYASKHQPVLKTVFNELQKTGQWVKAHPGEAAKLLGPLWGNLDVATVEAANQRRTYQILPVEADKLDEQQRIADTFFEAGLLPAKVDASDVQVWKP